A DNA window from Leishmania panamensis strain MHOM/PA/94/PSC-1 chromosome 27 sequence contains the following coding sequences:
- a CDS encoding hypothetical protein (TriTrypDB/GeneDB-style sysID: LpmP.27.2090), translated as MSANETNTGRKVLIADLPMMWPSDMRRFEKEGGVWGQQFRQRRYQLTFALTLSAASTLLGSWYVVMRRRNTYFVLFSTFSGFSVLGFCIGMSLAPLWYENVANNKETSMMRRVWWAKECAKHWDYSQVNKDRWVASYPKAVHPDMKIQ; from the coding sequence ATGAGCGCCAACGAGACCAACACGGGCCGTAAGGTCCTCATAGCCGATCTGCCGATGATGTGGCCGAGCGACATGCGCCGTTTCGAGAAGGAGGGTGGTGTATGGGGGCAGCAGTTTAGGCAGCGGCGCTATCAGCTCACCTTTGCGTTGACTCTGTCTGCAGCGTCAACACTTCTTGGGTCGTGGTACGTCGTGATGCGGCGCAGGAACACGTActttgtgctcttctccaccttcagCGGCTTCTCGGTGCTCGGTTTCTGTATTGGTATGTCCCTCGCCCCGCTGTGGTACGAGAACGTGGCGAACAACAAGGAGACATCTATGATGCGGCGGGTGTGGTGGGCGAAGGAGTGCGCCAAGCACTGGGACTACTCGCAAGTGAACAAGGATCGCTGGGTGGCGTCGTACCCCAAGGCTGTGCATCCCGACATGAAGATCCAGTAG
- a CDS encoding hypothetical protein (TriTrypDB/GeneDB-style sysID: LpmP.27.2080): MESRLTRREVDVVLAEQELQGQLARVYYNLVLRQRTYRTHLDYIKKIHDMIRDMEGRVKALTPFHASSGL, translated from the coding sequence ATGGAATCTCGACTCACCCGGAGGGAGGTGGACGTGGTGCTTGCAGAGCAGGAGTTGCAGGGCCAGCTGGCTCGCGTCTACTACAATCTTGTTTTGCGGCAGCGCACTTACCGTACTCACCTCGACTACATCAAGAAGATTCATGACATGATACGCGACATGGAAGGTCGGGTCAAGGCCCTGACGCCGTTTCACGCGTCAAGCGGGCTGTAG
- a CDS encoding lipase, putative (TriTrypDB/GeneDB-style sysID: LpmP.27.2110), with product MRQTQACEVLSPAAHQILSSSSTPASSSPTTSASPTLAAVATGIASSLTASRPFSWDRVKAILESYLHTDDGAYNRRAANVKAVLGGVCALLDKVIARYPTMTPLTFVKRYSVMQDLSSAHQTLYAACVASLDDTALLRGISWDEVRLHQQARTGVTATTSPTSVFAAMRPLRVDRLVFENLKTSVSGAGGNGFFPSPFSREATTPMTAQWTASNGNEDATPSTWPIAHYPVQFLLWQAMRYATAVYGEVYRRGSLSSTLSAALLFTINRSAVEVPKQVNDAAVTTLLGLPPSALQLSRWGSQVTEPSYVLLVDDVAGSIVVSFRGTLSTFDIITDLAATTQPFCGGHAHQGAAEVVNTLFDQRSSRYGERVEQRKKTGAAMTAVAGATDKTSATAEDATRHLNVRAAAAPSPPARRVVSVEEPTSFHSTSSKTDDIGAPEASKESVMTVLEPCALQPLDTPDGLLDGLEQLAAEHPSYSILITGHSLGGGVAVLFATRLHYDQALPPAVLKRIHVIAFAPMPTLSLPAASCFDEVSTRGDGGYSSRDTAPQSTPAACFPVWNVVNGFDCVPRLQLNTVDRLLRQVVEPQIAASAEVPSAAASSALTPATADAEHQVLRELCERDAAAHGADTGAHEEMGMVGMSAMPTPIVTVKASLARLPKDNTATAADDTVEDPVQASVFGVMSKVRTPSGLVGAGAGAVGAEEIGAVVAAPKEKAIASSSTASRSATSVAGTPQFDELLTSTDGGAQGRSHLGSLPLESEGRTYNVRDLSHELHHPGRVLLLTSPWDIITNRLVDVPRGHPVMHELFLMKSMLMQHMVDAYSASLREIHEAPRCASGEERA from the coding sequence ATGCGGCAGACACAGGCGTGCGAGGTGCTTTCGCCGGCCGCGCATCAGATACTGTCCTCTTCGTCCACACCAGCCTCgtcctcccccaccacctccgcatCCCCAACGTTGGCGGCGGTTGCAACAGGGATTGCATCGTCTTTAACGGCCAGTAGACCCTTTTCATGGGACCGCGTCAAGGCAATTCTTGAGAGCTACCTCCACACCGATGACGGTGCGTAcaaccgccgcgccgccaatGTGAAGGCCGTACTTgggggcgtgtgcgcgctaCTCGACAAGGTGATTGCGCGCTATCCGACGATGACGCCGCTTACGTTTGTGAAGCGGTACTCGGTGATGCAGGATctgagcagcgcgcaccaGACGTTGTATGCAGCGTGTGTGGCATCTCTAGACGACACGGCACTCCTCCGCGGCATTAGCTGGGATGAAGTGCGACTACACCAACAAGCGCGGACTGgtgtcaccgccaccacatcCCCCACGTCCGTCTTCGCCGCCATGCGGCCGCTGCGCGTGGACAGGCTCGTCTTCGAAAATCTCAAGACGAGTGTGAGCGGTGCCGGCGGCAACGgcttcttcccttcccccttcagCAGGGAGGCAACGACACCGATGACAGCACAGTGGACGGCGTCCAATGGCAATGAAGATGCCACACCATCAACGTGGCCCATCGCTCATTATCCGGTGCAGTTCCTGCTCTGGCAGGCCATGCGGTACGCCACCGCAGTCTACGGAGAGGTGTACCGGCgcggctccctctcttccaccctctccgccgcaCTGCTCTTCACGATcaaccgcagcgccgtcgaaGTACCGAAGCAGGTAAATGATGCGGCGGTGACAACCTTGCTGGGGCTGCCCCCGAGTGCTCTGCAGCTGTCGCGGTGGGGCTCACAGGTGACCGAGCCGAGCTACGTCCTCCTCGTGGACGACGTCGCTGGCAGCATCGTCGTCTCCTTCCGCGGGACGTTAAGCACCTTCGACATAATCACAGACCTCGCGGCGACCACTCAGCCATTCTGCGGTGGCCACGCCCATCAAggcgcagcggaggtggtgaaTACGCTTTTTGATCAGCGCTCCTCGCGGTatggggagagggtggagcaacgaaagaaaacagGTGCGGCTATGACGGCTGTCGCGGGTGCCACAGACAAGACCTCTGCCACTGCGGAGGACGCAACACGTCACCTCAACGTacgggcagcggcggctccgTCACCTCCAGCGAGGAGGGTTGTAAGTGTGGAGGAACCGACCTCATTCCATTCTACCAGCAGTAAAACAGACGACATCGGCGCCCCTGAAGCGTCCAAGGAGTCGGTGATGACCGTACTGGAGCCGTGTGCGCTGCAACCGCTAGACACGCCAGATGGCCTTCTCGACGGGCTCGAGCAGCTTGCGGCGGAGCACCCTTCCTATTCGATCCTCATCACAGGCCACTCACTAGGCGGCGGTGTTGCCGTGCTCTTCGCCACGAGGCTGCACTATGACCAAGCACTACCTCCGGCGGTGCTCAAGCGTATTCACGTGATCGCGTTCGCGCCGATGCCGACCTTGTCCTTGCCAGCTGCCTCATGCTTTGACGAGGTGAGCACGCGGGGCGACGGTGGCTACAGTAGTCGCGATACTGCGCCGCAAAGTACACCAGCGGCGTGCTTCCCAGTGTGGAATGTCGTGAATGGCTTCGACTGCGTGCCGCGGCTGCAGTTGAACACTGTTGATCGACTGTTGCGGCAAGTGGTCGAGCCTCAGATTGCCGCCTCTGCAGAGGTGCCGTCAGCTGCAGCCTCCTCGGCTTTGACCCCGGCCACCGCAGATGCAGAGCATCAGGTGCTACGAGAGTTGTGCGAGCgagacgcagcggcgcacggTGCGGATACCGGCGCACATGAGGAGATGGGGATGGTTGGCATGTCCGCGATGCCCACCCCAATCGTCACCGTGAAGGCATCATTGGCGCGTCTCCCGAAAGACaacacagcaacagcagcggatGATACCGTGGAGGACCCCGTGCAAGCCTCAGTTTTCGGAGTGATGAGTAAAGTGCGCACGCCAAGTGGGCTCGTTGGTGCAGGGGCAGGTGCAGTGGGTGCTGAGGAGATCGGTGCGGTTGTGGCAGCACCAAAGGAGAAGGCGATCGCCTCATCTTCCACTGCATCCCGTTCTGCGACTTCCGTGGCTGGTACTCCTCAGTTCGACGAACTGCTCACATCGACGGACGGTGGCGCTCAGGGCAGATCCCATCTCGGGAGCTTGCCTTTGGAGAGCGAAGGCAGGACGTACAATGTGCGGGACCTCTCGCACGAGCTTCACCACCCTGGacgagtgctgctgctcacctcgCCGTGGGATATTATCACGAACCGCCTGGTGGATGTGCCGCGTGGCCACCCTGTCATGCATGAGCTGTTCCTCATGAAGTCCATGTTGATGCAGCACATGGTGGACGCGTACAGCGCGTCACTGAGAGAGATACACGAAGCCCCACGGTGCGCAAGCGGAGAGGAGCGAGCCTAA
- a CDS encoding RNA-binding protein, putative (TriTrypDB/GeneDB-style sysID: LpmP.27.2100), translating to MSACTVYVTGMPASATEDDIFDFFTRIGNVAEVHMPSTEQQQQQQPTSGIAPTVEVVFDKPEDAVSAVSISGSDFQEDIPIYISAVAPTAAAMGEPEVLAKTPAADAVGDTNGNATAAAAPAEPGTSLPVRRSAETERTSKNKILVTSIFPHTTRAQLRDAFGACGAICDLHLIPARHMAFVGYVTDEAYKKALKLDGTNVNGSPVVVRPCPPRDDASAPASRRDASRHGNDGAGASGPKRRALDVRVVVHGVPSDVTKEALRAFFSPDCGPITDVYVKPEIGVAFVAFTSAENAKRAISKSGETFMGTRVKVEQRLPLICRRCDKEGHVAAQCKEHSRDSQRYSNERHRRRRSSSSSSDRDRRRRRRSDSLDCDRRRHSRSRSPPRRRRHSRSPPRHRRQKESKRD from the coding sequence ATGAGTGCCTGCACTGTCTATGTAACCGGCATGCCAGCCTCGGCGACGGAGGATGACATTTTTGACTTCTTCACTCGAATCGGCAACGTGGCAGAGGTGCACATGCCCTccacggagcagcagcagcagcagcagccgactTCCGGAATCGCGCCGACTGTGGAGGTCGTCTTCGACAAACCCGAGGATGCCGTCAGTGCTGTGTcgatcagcggcagcgacttcCAGGAGGACATCCCAATCTACATCTCCGCTGTGGCACCAACCGCCGCTGCGATGGGGGAGCCGGAGGTCCTCGCTAAGACCcccgctgctgacgctgtcGGCGATACCAACGGCAACGCgactgcagccgcagctccagcggAACCGGGCACCAGCTTGCCGGTACGTCGTTCCGCGGAGACCGAGAGGACATCCAAGAATAAGATTTTGGTCACGTCGATTTTTCCTCATACAACGCGGGCGCAGTTGCGCGACGCCTTCGGTGCGTGCGGAGCCATCTGCGACCTCCACCTGATTCCCGCCCGCCACATGGCTTTCGTGGGCTACGTGACGGATGAGGCGTACAAGAAGGCCTTGAAGCTTGATGGAACCAATGTGAACGGCAGTCCCGTCGTCGTGCGGCCTTGTCCTCCACGCGATGATGCGTCTGCGCCTGCGTCCCGGCGCGACGCGTCGCGCCACGGCAAtgacggcgccggtgcctcTGGGCCGAAACGGCGGGCGCTGGACgtccgcgtcgtcgtccacgGCGTCCCCTCTGACGTCAccaaggaggcgctgcgcgctttcttctcccccgaCTGCGGGCCGATAACAGACGTGTACGTCAAGCCAGAGATCGGCGTTGCGTTTGTGGCCTTCACCTCGGCCGAGAATGCCAAGCGGGCCATCAGTAAGTCGGGCGAGACTTTTATGGGGACCCGTGTGAAGGTGGAGCAACGACTTCCGCTGATCTGCCGCCGGTGCGACAAAGAGGGACACGTGGCGGCACAGTGCAAGGAGCATTCGCGCGACTCCCAACGCTACAGCAACgagcgccatcgccgtcgtcgctcttcctcttcctcgtccgaTCGcgaccgccgtcgccgtcgccgctctgACTCGCTTGACTGcgaccgccgtcgccactcgcgcagccgcagcccgccgcgtcgccgccgtcacagccgcagcccgccacgtcaccgccgtcaaaaggaaagcaaaagagactAA